One genomic segment of Hydrocarboniclastica marina includes these proteins:
- a CDS encoding TspO/MBR family protein: MDQRQKKTQLIGFGLWLLVTFIAAAIGSIASITAASFYGSLVQPDWAPPAGVFGPVWTALFAMMGVAAWLAWRKAGFGLGLNLYLVQLGVNALWSWLFFGWHLGGWALLDLLALWALIVATLIAFWRVSPFAGALLLPYLAWVTFAGFLNYTVWQLNPQVLG; the protein is encoded by the coding sequence ATGGACCAGAGACAGAAGAAGACGCAGCTCATCGGCTTCGGCCTCTGGTTGCTGGTGACCTTTATCGCGGCTGCCATAGGCAGTATTGCTTCGATCACAGCAGCATCTTTTTACGGCAGTCTGGTCCAGCCAGACTGGGCGCCGCCGGCTGGCGTTTTTGGTCCGGTCTGGACAGCCCTTTTTGCAATGATGGGCGTGGCCGCCTGGCTGGCCTGGCGCAAAGCGGGGTTCGGCCTTGGCCTGAATCTCTATCTGGTGCAGCTGGGGGTGAACGCGCTCTGGAGCTGGTTGTTCTTCGGCTGGCATCTGGGCGGATGGGCACTTTTGGATCTGCTCGCGCTCTGGGCACTCATCGTGGCGACGCTGATCGCCTTCTGGCGGGTGTCACCTTTCGCCGGGGCGCTGCTTCTGCCTTACCTGGCCTGGGTGACCTTCGCCGGCTTTCTCAACTATACCGTCTGGCAACTTAACCCGCAGGTCCTGGGTTAG
- a CDS encoding NADH:flavin oxidoreductase/NADH oxidase family protein: MASPASSTSLATPLALPCGAVLPNRIAKAAMTEGVADAHLHATERHQRLYGRWSDGGAGLLITGNVMIDRKVLERPGNVAIDPAPADGDPEGMAQLRKWAEAGTRNGNHLWMQISHAGRQSPRYVTNSPVGPSAVQLKLLGNYARPRALTEAEILDYVQRFANVARVAKKAGFTGVQVHAAHGYLLSSFLSPVTNQRTDRWGGSLENRARFLLETLRAVRKTVGPGFPVGLKLNSDDFRKGGFTHAECLQVVKWLNDESVDLLEVSGGTYEQPRLLGHAGVAGTARDEAPVRESTRKREAYFLNYAEAIREVCQFPMMVTGGFRTRALMEEALAAGITDVIGLGRPLCTDPDTPRELIEGRYEVAVSHERRLNLAHRGLFSPVSPFKPLKVLNVIGSQAWYYRQLFHLAKGESPRLSLGVVGAFGAYYADELRTARALKAAPKQ, encoded by the coding sequence ATGGCTTCACCCGCTTCTTCCACATCTCTTGCCACACCTCTGGCCCTTCCCTGCGGCGCAGTCCTGCCAAACCGTATTGCCAAGGCGGCAATGACCGAGGGCGTAGCTGATGCCCACCTCCACGCGACCGAGCGCCATCAACGGCTCTACGGGCGATGGTCCGATGGAGGCGCAGGCCTGCTGATTACGGGCAATGTGATGATCGACCGCAAGGTGCTGGAACGGCCGGGCAATGTCGCCATTGACCCTGCGCCGGCAGACGGCGACCCGGAAGGAATGGCCCAGTTACGGAAATGGGCTGAGGCGGGAACCCGCAACGGTAACCACCTGTGGATGCAAATCTCCCACGCCGGCAGGCAGTCACCCCGTTACGTAACCAACAGCCCGGTGGGGCCTTCGGCGGTGCAACTGAAGCTGCTGGGTAACTATGCCCGGCCCCGGGCACTGACAGAGGCTGAAATACTCGATTACGTCCAGCGCTTTGCCAACGTGGCGCGCGTCGCGAAGAAAGCCGGGTTTACCGGTGTCCAGGTTCATGCTGCCCATGGCTATCTGTTGTCTTCGTTCCTGTCGCCCGTTACCAACCAGCGTACCGACCGATGGGGCGGCTCCCTCGAGAATCGGGCCCGGTTCCTGCTGGAAACCCTCCGGGCCGTGCGAAAAACCGTCGGCCCCGGGTTCCCGGTAGGGCTTAAGCTTAACTCCGATGACTTCCGCAAAGGCGGGTTCACCCATGCAGAATGCCTGCAGGTGGTGAAATGGCTTAACGACGAGAGCGTCGACCTGCTGGAAGTCTCGGGCGGGACCTATGAGCAGCCCCGGCTGCTCGGCCATGCAGGGGTCGCGGGTACGGCGCGTGATGAAGCGCCTGTTCGCGAGAGCACCCGTAAACGCGAGGCCTACTTCCTGAACTACGCTGAAGCGATTCGCGAGGTCTGCCAGTTTCCGATGATGGTCACCGGCGGCTTTCGCACCCGAGCCCTGATGGAAGAGGCCTTGGCGGCAGGCATCACGGACGTGATCGGGCTGGGCCGGCCGCTCTGTACCGACCCGGATACGCCGCGGGAGCTGATTGAAGGCAGATATGAGGTAGCTGTTTCCCATGAGCGACGCCTGAATCTCGCTCACCGCGGCCTGTTCTCACCGGTCAGCCCTTTCAAGCCCCTTAAGGTGCTCAATGTGATCGGCAGCCAGGCCTGGTATTACCGTCAGCTTTTCCACTTGGCCAAAGGCGAATCACCAAGGCTGAGCCTGGGTGTGGTCGGCGCTTTTGGCGCTTACTACGCCGATGAGCTACGCACCGCCCGCGCCCTTAAGGCGGCACCCAAACAGTGA
- a CDS encoding DMT family protein: MHPVLISIGLLLVSNLFMTFAWYAHLKELSHKPWVVAALVSWGIALFEYLFQVPANRIGYTVLSVGQLKILQEVITLSVFVPFSVMYLKEPLKLDYLWAGLCLVAAVYFMFRDRLA, from the coding sequence ATGCACCCGGTTCTGATCTCCATCGGCCTGCTTCTCGTCAGCAATCTGTTCATGACCTTCGCCTGGTATGCGCATCTCAAGGAACTCAGTCACAAACCCTGGGTTGTAGCCGCGCTGGTGAGCTGGGGAATTGCCCTGTTCGAATATCTGTTCCAGGTGCCGGCTAACCGTATCGGCTATACCGTGCTAAGTGTGGGTCAATTGAAGATCCTGCAGGAGGTAATAACGCTTTCAGTGTTTGTGCCTTTTTCGGTCATGTATCTGAAGGAGCCGCTGAAGCTCGATTATCTTTGGGCCGGGTTGTGCCTGGTGGCTGCGGTGTACTTTATGTTCCGTGATCGTCTCGCCTGA
- a CDS encoding ATP-dependent zinc protease family protein: MNRRLMTLLASLAFTFNMSTGAVAKETVPQDAKRLGFVEWIVLDDPELRLKARLDTGANTGSLHATDIEPLKRDGEEWVRFELPLDHHKESKGIGDATLTFERPVERTVLVKRKGAESQRRHVVIMGFCIDGEHQEAQFSLTDRSRFKYPALLGRRFMAGEVIVDSEDSFLAESDCGFRALEQVAAEAN, encoded by the coding sequence ATGAACCGAAGATTGATGACCCTTCTGGCCAGCCTGGCCTTCACCTTCAACATGAGTACAGGCGCTGTAGCAAAGGAAACCGTACCGCAGGACGCCAAACGGTTGGGCTTCGTGGAATGGATTGTCCTTGACGACCCGGAACTGCGGCTCAAGGCCCGGCTGGACACAGGCGCGAACACCGGCTCCCTGCACGCGACGGACATTGAGCCCTTAAAAAGAGATGGAGAGGAATGGGTTCGTTTTGAACTGCCGCTGGACCACCACAAAGAGTCCAAAGGCATCGGTGACGCTACCCTGACATTCGAGCGGCCTGTAGAGCGTACGGTGCTGGTCAAACGTAAAGGAGCCGAATCCCAGCGACGCCATGTGGTCATCATGGGCTTCTGTATAGACGGTGAGCATCAGGAAGCCCAGTTCTCCCTGACCGACCGGAGCAGATTCAAATACCCGGCCCTGCTCGGTCGTCGCTTCATGGCCGGAGAAGTCATCGTCGACTCCGAGGACAGCTTCCTGGCAGAGTCCGACTGCGGGTTCCGGGCACTTGAGCAGGTGGCAGCCGAAGCCAACTGA
- the gltS gene encoding sodium/glutamate symporter codes for MLINTPVTVALAIIALWLGYQINRRVAVLHRYNIPPAVSGGLPISALMALTEWASGLEIRFDLQLRDLLLITFFSTIGLSARLRQMLEGGKALGIMLGLAVAFLLFQNLTGTLLALIAGESPLVGLIGGSISLAGGHGTAITWGQLFETHFNLENASSMGMTFATAGLIAGGLIGGPIGAFLIKRNHLSSTLESPGLPHVETGQKVTYLIELNSLLTAILLITLCFTLGAAVYDWVAGLGIRLPAFLTAMFLGILLTNGLEALKVKLDHRPIQLVGDMSLQLFLGMSLISLPLLSLQGALGLISAVMVVQAIVIAVFTIWVIFPLLGRDYDAACISAGFIGMGLGATPVGIANMDALTNRFGPSPKAYLVIPLLGAFFIDIANAALVQTLLGLGYFTQ; via the coding sequence ATGCTGATTAACACCCCGGTCACCGTGGCCCTTGCCATTATTGCGCTGTGGTTGGGTTATCAGATAAACCGGCGGGTGGCGGTTCTGCATCGATACAATATCCCGCCAGCCGTCAGCGGGGGGCTGCCCATCAGCGCCCTGATGGCCTTGACCGAGTGGGCAAGCGGACTGGAGATCCGGTTCGATCTACAGTTACGGGATCTGCTCCTGATCACGTTCTTCAGCACCATTGGCCTTTCCGCCAGGCTCCGACAGATGCTGGAAGGGGGCAAGGCGCTGGGCATTATGCTGGGATTGGCCGTCGCTTTTCTCCTTTTTCAGAACCTGACGGGGACCCTGCTGGCCCTGATCGCCGGAGAAAGTCCGCTCGTCGGCCTTATCGGCGGCAGTATTTCCCTGGCGGGGGGACATGGCACCGCTATAACCTGGGGCCAGTTGTTCGAGACACACTTCAATCTGGAAAACGCCAGCTCGATGGGCATGACGTTCGCGACAGCCGGACTGATAGCCGGCGGTCTCATCGGAGGCCCGATCGGGGCCTTCCTGATAAAGCGAAATCATTTATCGTCCACCCTTGAAAGTCCCGGGCTGCCCCACGTCGAGACGGGCCAGAAAGTGACCTACCTGATCGAGCTCAACAGCTTGCTGACGGCCATTCTGCTTATTACGCTCTGCTTTACGCTGGGCGCGGCGGTTTACGACTGGGTGGCCGGCCTTGGTATCCGCCTGCCAGCTTTCCTTACGGCTATGTTTCTGGGCATCTTACTGACCAACGGGCTGGAAGCCCTCAAGGTAAAGCTGGATCACAGACCGATCCAGCTGGTCGGAGACATGAGCCTGCAGCTTTTCCTGGGCATGAGTTTGATCAGTCTGCCGTTACTGTCACTGCAGGGCGCGCTGGGCCTGATCAGTGCGGTCATGGTGGTGCAGGCCATCGTTATTGCGGTGTTCACTATCTGGGTAATATTCCCCCTGCTCGGCCGCGACTACGACGCGGCTTGCATCAGCGCCGGTTTTATCGGTATGGGCCTGGGGGCAACGCCGGTGGGGATCGCGAACATGGATGCGCTGACCAACCGCTTCGGGCCTAGCCCCAAAGCCTACCTGGTCATACCGCTCCTCGGCGCTTTTTTCATCGACATCGCTAATGCGGCTCTGGTTCAGACTCTGCTCGGGCTCGGCTACTTCACCCAGTAG
- a CDS encoding DUF2798 domain-containing protein, which yields MIDQKHHRFVFGFFMSLLMSGIMSLVISLFNLGFVSDIVSIWLRAWAFAFVVAFPTILVVAPLVNRLVNLVLKEDSTRR from the coding sequence ATGATTGACCAAAAACACCACCGATTTGTCTTCGGATTTTTCATGTCCCTGTTGATGTCCGGCATCATGTCGCTGGTCATCAGCCTGTTCAACCTGGGTTTTGTCAGCGATATTGTCAGCATCTGGCTACGCGCGTGGGCGTTTGCCTTTGTCGTGGCCTTTCCGACAATTCTTGTCGTGGCGCCCCTGGTGAACCGGTTGGTCAACCTGGTACTGAAGGAGGACTCCACCAGGCGGTGA
- a CDS encoding TauD/TfdA family dioxygenase — protein MSPQNFSLDQLHAEDTHAFVTTYTPKGRNDLETLKGILRENKDFFRQKIAERGVILFRGFESSTHQAFHGLVEQGMGLEPWNAFNLKKMPGFLTSWLRKYSEGLVGGGDYRRYLDKNTVRLGPVESAIQGPHTEGAVRSERSRYIALCCFEPSPYLAETGMADLHEVYKSLPETVRAKYDGAWNRFYYLSSRKLTWLDRRLLRGSPLQVVDRPDGRADLALAPCPLVCAVPETGKACVQPWAFARNTNGQVHRAALDVFKGRGEIKKDSTAENMSLTWELCDREGTAIEWTEEEQTELFAAIFKKALLMVWQKGDVAFVDNVRIGHWRMNGEQGNRKLVQIQATNFNAEDYLPVPEAPAPMTAAG, from the coding sequence ATGTCACCGCAGAACTTCAGCCTTGATCAGCTTCATGCCGAGGACACCCACGCATTCGTTACCACTTACACCCCCAAGGGCAGGAACGATCTCGAGACGCTGAAGGGTATTCTCCGGGAGAACAAAGACTTCTTCAGGCAGAAAATTGCCGAAAGAGGCGTCATCCTCTTTCGCGGTTTCGAAAGCAGCACGCACCAAGCCTTTCATGGCCTGGTGGAGCAAGGCATGGGGCTTGAGCCCTGGAACGCCTTCAATCTCAAAAAAATGCCCGGATTTCTGACCAGCTGGTTGCGTAAGTACAGCGAAGGGTTGGTCGGTGGTGGCGATTACCGTCGCTACCTGGATAAGAATACCGTTCGGCTCGGGCCGGTGGAGTCGGCCATCCAGGGCCCCCATACGGAAGGTGCGGTGCGGTCGGAGCGCTCACGTTACATTGCGCTTTGCTGTTTTGAGCCCTCACCCTATCTGGCTGAGACAGGCATGGCGGATCTGCATGAAGTCTATAAAAGCCTTCCGGAAACGGTGCGGGCCAAGTACGACGGTGCCTGGAACCGCTTTTACTATCTTTCTTCCCGTAAGCTGACCTGGCTGGACCGGCGTCTGTTGCGTGGCAGCCCCCTGCAGGTGGTTGACCGCCCCGATGGTCGTGCTGATCTGGCGCTGGCGCCCTGCCCGCTGGTGTGTGCTGTGCCTGAGACCGGCAAAGCCTGCGTACAGCCCTGGGCATTCGCGCGCAATACGAACGGCCAGGTACACAGGGCCGCACTGGATGTGTTCAAAGGGCGCGGAGAGATCAAGAAGGACTCTACCGCCGAGAACATGAGCCTGACGTGGGAGCTCTGCGATAGAGAAGGTACGGCTATAGAGTGGACCGAAGAGGAGCAGACCGAACTTTTTGCCGCCATCTTCAAAAAGGCGCTTCTGATGGTCTGGCAAAAAGGCGACGTGGCTTTCGTCGACAATGTGCGTATCGGACACTGGCGCATGAACGGTGAGCAGGGCAACCGGAAACTCGTCCAGATCCAGGCTACCAACTTCAATGCCGAAGACTATCTGCCGGTTCCTGAGGCGCCAGCCCCAATGACAGCTGCAGGTTGA
- a CDS encoding condensation domain-containing protein, with the protein MVAIEAISGSTSRPLGKGEQLWLRLSEASSSNAIFIVSLGGEVDPHRLDRALLNATKAFPILRAHVELGHGVPTLVFSGRCLVPLSVEARIADNHWKTIAEEETTRGIHPSEPLLWRARLLQGSDRSDFVLTFNHALTDGASLQLLVDAILRCYAADRDVLERMPPPRCYEDHLDGPSLSRAFARALPGVLLNLFKKKTAVAAAPLNPNIKPGAKPGTRFVFLDIDRRRSELLLKAAKAQRQSLHGILGAMLLLASRDAMSVRGPTTLAMSSAINVRPKLKGDFSKEVAYYASGFESRFTLAPDTTIRTLASQVNQDAKAKFTAENIALGIITKGLILKFKKRGQDLMAASARYSKTSLHFTNIGRMMVQPQYGDLEVLRIRPVPSVHFMNKPIVCLESNFFNGMLQLTFSYSAPLTDPAYVARLAGRYEELLNNVLDSGEPQHSTAEQQKEKDNVTAELQP; encoded by the coding sequence ATGGTTGCGATAGAAGCAATTTCCGGTTCCACTTCGCGTCCGCTCGGAAAAGGCGAGCAACTCTGGCTGCGCCTCAGCGAAGCGTCCTCTAGCAACGCAATTTTTATCGTCTCTCTCGGGGGCGAGGTTGATCCGCATCGGCTGGATCGAGCCCTGCTTAACGCAACCAAGGCGTTTCCCATACTGCGTGCCCATGTTGAACTTGGGCACGGCGTACCCACGCTTGTTTTCTCCGGGCGTTGTCTGGTGCCGCTGAGCGTCGAGGCGCGGATAGCCGATAACCACTGGAAGACTATTGCCGAAGAAGAAACCACCCGGGGGATTCATCCCTCTGAGCCTCTGCTCTGGCGCGCAAGGCTGCTCCAGGGATCCGACCGGTCCGACTTTGTCCTCACGTTTAATCATGCGCTCACCGACGGGGCTTCCCTGCAGTTGCTGGTCGACGCCATCCTTCGGTGTTACGCGGCTGATCGAGATGTGCTCGAAAGAATGCCGCCGCCACGTTGTTATGAAGATCATCTTGACGGCCCCAGCCTCTCCCGGGCGTTCGCCCGTGCCCTGCCGGGCGTCTTGCTGAACCTCTTCAAAAAGAAGACGGCCGTCGCCGCGGCGCCGTTGAATCCGAACATCAAGCCCGGCGCAAAGCCCGGTACCCGCTTTGTGTTTCTCGATATTGATCGCCGCCGCAGCGAACTGTTACTCAAAGCAGCCAAGGCCCAGCGCCAAAGCCTCCATGGCATTCTGGGCGCCATGCTGTTGTTGGCTTCGCGGGATGCCATGTCGGTACGCGGCCCTACAACCCTCGCGATGAGCTCCGCCATCAACGTCAGGCCGAAGTTGAAAGGCGATTTCAGTAAGGAAGTGGCGTATTACGCCAGCGGTTTCGAGTCGCGCTTTACGCTCGCGCCCGACACCACTATCCGGACGCTGGCCAGCCAGGTGAATCAGGACGCGAAGGCCAAGTTCACAGCGGAGAACATTGCACTAGGCATCATCACGAAAGGGCTGATCCTGAAGTTCAAAAAGCGCGGTCAGGATCTGATGGCGGCTTCCGCCCGCTACAGCAAAACCAGCCTGCACTTCACGAATATCGGCCGGATGATGGTCCAGCCCCAGTACGGCGATCTTGAAGTGCTTCGTATCAGGCCGGTGCCAAGCGTTCATTTCATGAACAAACCTATCGTCTGCCTGGAAAGCAATTTCTTCAATGGCATGCTCCAGCTGACGTTTAGCTACTCGGCTCCGCTAACCGACCCGGCCTACGTCGCCCGGCTGGCTGGACGTTACGAAGAGCTTCTGAACAACGTACTCGATTCGGGCGAGCCGCAGCACTCGACCGCAGAACAACAAAAAGAAAAGGACAATGTCACCGCAGAACTTCAGCCTTGA
- a CDS encoding sensor domain-containing phosphodiesterase — protein sequence MRTELPKTTTKAASRSESFGAGTENQFSQLIRLACLYFHVKTAFVSLASGGGQKVKAGQGLKPDEIEQVSCLANLVFQQGEPVTIPDTRLHSLFRSSSLLSSQPDIRFCAGIPIRDPVGLKVGTLCLIDTKTRRFSNHDLEVLHTFASLVEDELEAGNHSRLDTRTVESRLLTRSISNAQTIFLSTDDDHAAFEALLDDLLTLTESAFGFIGEVLENEVAEPYVKVRAITNISWNRETAKLYEEVDRRGMVFDRLDTLIGAAVLKREVIISEDVRTDPRRGGTPLGHPPIRTYIGIPVFSGAHLVGLIGLANRPNGFSTQFAEELEPLTRTVGTLIERKRLYAERLQQHQQTERVASFDMLTGLPNRRLFIKRFDELRAQADRKPCLLSVCFIDLDGFKEINDQFGHETGDAVLKAIALRLSDVLGAGDVVARLSGDEFVAVLQDVSDPGVYQRILEAIRTPVSYCGQHIQVSGSMGITVYPEDNAERDVLLRHADQAMYTAKELGKNRLCFFDVGEHQLRRKRHRIADDFRRALAKDELELFYQPKVDLCRQRVVGFEALIRWHHPDNGLLTPDQFLPALAGTEQEIMLGEYVIAEGVRTIERFARLNEDYSLSINISAQHILNEGFLPKLESRLALLPAGLRSRLFIEVLESMALEDIDLSINILEGCKRLGVNLSLDDFGTGFSSLSYFRRLPVDEIKIDKSFVREILTDADDSMIVRNIVNLAKGFNRRVVGEGVESQAVAEELAGFGCDLAQGYHFSRPLSLGQALSWSDRFNGC from the coding sequence ATGAGAACGGAGCTTCCAAAAACAACAACAAAAGCAGCCAGTCGGAGTGAGAGTTTTGGGGCAGGGACTGAGAATCAGTTCAGCCAGCTCATCCGTCTTGCATGCCTGTACTTTCACGTCAAAACGGCTTTCGTTTCGTTGGCGTCCGGCGGCGGCCAGAAGGTAAAGGCCGGCCAGGGACTCAAACCAGACGAGATTGAACAGGTCTCGTGCCTGGCTAATCTGGTATTCCAGCAAGGCGAGCCGGTGACTATTCCCGATACGCGGCTGCATTCGCTCTTCAGAAGCAGTTCCCTGCTCAGCAGCCAGCCTGATATCCGCTTCTGTGCTGGCATACCCATCCGTGACCCGGTCGGGCTCAAGGTCGGCACCCTCTGCCTGATCGACACTAAAACACGGCGCTTTAGCAATCACGATCTTGAAGTCCTGCATACTTTTGCCAGTCTGGTCGAGGATGAACTGGAAGCCGGTAACCATAGTCGGCTGGACACAAGAACCGTGGAATCCCGGCTTCTCACCCGGTCGATAAGCAATGCCCAAACCATTTTTCTCAGTACCGACGATGACCACGCTGCCTTTGAGGCACTTCTGGACGATCTGCTGACCCTGACAGAAAGCGCGTTCGGCTTTATTGGTGAGGTTCTGGAAAATGAGGTGGCCGAACCTTATGTAAAGGTCCGCGCGATCACCAACATTTCCTGGAACAGGGAAACCGCAAAGCTCTATGAGGAGGTGGATCGTCGGGGAATGGTGTTCGATCGTCTGGATACGCTGATTGGTGCTGCGGTCCTGAAACGCGAAGTCATTATTTCTGAGGACGTGCGTACCGATCCACGCCGGGGCGGGACGCCGCTCGGGCACCCACCCATCAGAACCTATATAGGCATCCCGGTTTTCTCAGGCGCCCATCTGGTGGGGCTGATCGGGCTGGCCAACCGGCCCAACGGCTTCTCCACTCAGTTCGCCGAGGAGCTGGAACCTCTGACCCGCACCGTGGGCACCCTGATTGAAAGGAAACGTCTCTATGCGGAGCGGCTTCAGCAGCATCAGCAGACGGAACGGGTTGCGAGCTTTGACATGCTCACCGGCCTGCCTAACCGGCGGCTTTTTATCAAGCGTTTCGATGAGCTCCGGGCTCAGGCGGATCGGAAACCCTGTCTGCTCTCAGTCTGCTTTATCGACCTGGATGGGTTCAAGGAGATCAATGACCAGTTTGGTCATGAAACCGGGGACGCAGTACTCAAGGCCATCGCCCTTCGGCTCTCCGACGTTCTCGGGGCAGGCGATGTGGTGGCCCGTCTGAGCGGCGATGAATTTGTGGCGGTACTACAGGATGTCAGCGACCCGGGCGTGTACCAGCGGATTCTCGAGGCGATCCGGACGCCGGTGAGCTACTGCGGCCAGCATATCCAGGTCTCCGGTAGCATGGGTATTACCGTCTATCCGGAAGATAACGCAGAGCGGGACGTACTGCTGCGCCATGCAGACCAGGCCATGTACACCGCCAAGGAACTCGGCAAGAACCGGCTCTGTTTCTTTGATGTCGGCGAGCATCAGCTAAGGCGTAAGCGCCACAGGATCGCCGATGACTTCAGGCGGGCGCTTGCTAAAGATGAGCTGGAGCTTTTTTACCAGCCTAAAGTGGATCTCTGCCGACAGCGGGTCGTCGGGTTCGAGGCACTGATTCGCTGGCATCACCCGGATAATGGTCTGCTGACGCCGGACCAGTTCCTGCCGGCTCTGGCCGGCACTGAACAGGAAATCATGCTGGGCGAATATGTTATCGCCGAGGGGGTGCGCACCATTGAGCGATTCGCCAGGTTGAACGAAGATTATTCGCTGAGCATTAATATCAGTGCCCAGCACATCCTCAACGAGGGCTTTCTGCCCAAACTTGAATCCAGACTGGCCCTGCTTCCGGCCGGCCTGCGTTCCAGACTCTTTATTGAGGTGCTGGAGTCCATGGCTCTGGAAGATATCGATCTGTCGATCAACATTCTCGAAGGCTGCAAACGCCTGGGCGTTAACCTGTCCCTTGACGACTTCGGGACGGGCTTTTCGTCATTGAGCTACTTCAGGCGGCTGCCGGTCGATGAAATAAAGATCGACAAGAGTTTTGTCCGGGAAATACTGACGGACGCGGACGACAGCATGATCGTCCGGAACATAGTCAACCTTGCGAAGGGCTTCAACAGGCGCGTGGTCGGCGAAGGGGTCGAGTCACAGGCGGTTGCGGAAGAGCTTGCCGGCTTTGGTTGCGATCTTGCCCAGGGCTACCACTTCAGCCGCCCCTTGAGCCTGGGCCAGGCACTGAGCTGGTCGGATCGCTTCAACGGCTGCTGA
- a CDS encoding AI-2E family transporter — translation MQFVREWFRQHFNDPQVVSLVVVLLVGLGIFLFFSNMLAPVVASVVLAYLLEGLVQKMERWRVPRLAAVLLVFSFFFAGLLLVFFLLLPLLVAQVSQFLNELPRILSTSQSLLLQLPEKYPQLFSQQQVTELIITLRREALDFSQRLLTSFSVQYVVVIITMLVYLLLLPFLVFFFLKDKARLIRWCAQYLPRNRVLLQQIWTDVDMQIGNYIRGKFLEILIVWVVSYLTFLFLGLAYAMLLSLLVGLSVIIPYIGAAVVTVPIGLIAYFQFGFGDQFLWIMAAYALIQALDGNVLVPVMFSEVVNLHPVAIIVAILIFGGFWGFWGVFFAIPLATFIQAILKALPSNDTDLAPHPQAPADD, via the coding sequence ATGCAGTTCGTCAGAGAATGGTTCCGCCAGCATTTCAATGATCCCCAGGTCGTCAGTCTGGTGGTTGTGCTGTTGGTGGGACTGGGCATTTTCCTGTTTTTCAGCAACATGCTCGCGCCAGTGGTCGCCTCCGTCGTGCTGGCGTATTTACTGGAGGGTCTGGTTCAGAAGATGGAACGCTGGCGTGTCCCCCGCCTTGCCGCAGTTCTGCTGGTCTTTTCGTTTTTTTTCGCCGGGTTACTGTTGGTGTTTTTCCTGCTGCTGCCGCTTCTGGTTGCACAGGTATCGCAGTTCCTCAATGAGCTACCGCGCATTCTCAGTACCAGTCAGTCGTTATTGCTGCAGCTGCCCGAGAAGTATCCGCAGCTGTTCTCACAGCAGCAGGTCACCGAACTCATCATCACCCTGCGCCGGGAAGCTCTGGATTTCAGCCAGCGTCTGCTGACCTCGTTCTCGGTACAGTACGTGGTGGTCATCATCACCATGCTGGTCTATCTGCTACTGCTACCGTTTCTGGTGTTCTTCTTTCTCAAGGACAAGGCCCGACTCATCCGATGGTGCGCCCAGTACCTGCCGCGCAACCGAGTGCTGCTCCAGCAGATCTGGACGGACGTGGACATGCAGATCGGCAATTACATTAGGGGCAAGTTCCTGGAGATCCTGATCGTCTGGGTGGTCAGTTACCTGACCTTTCTGTTCCTGGGCCTGGCCTATGCCATGCTTTTGTCCCTGCTGGTCGGCCTCTCGGTGATCATTCCGTACATCGGCGCGGCTGTGGTGACGGTGCCTATCGGGCTGATTGCCTACTTCCAGTTCGGTTTCGGGGATCAGTTCCTTTGGATCATGGCGGCGTATGCGCTGATTCAGGCGTTAGACGGTAATGTGCTGGTCCCGGTGATGTTCTCCGAGGTGGTCAACCTGCACCCGGTAGCCATCATTGTGGCGATACTGATATTCGGGGGATTCTGGGGCTTCTGGGGCGTTTTTTTCGCGATACCGCTGGCGACCTTCATTCAGGCCATTCTCAAGGCGCTGCCTTCAAATGACACTGATCTCGCGCCACATCCGCAGGCGCCAGCTGATGACTAG